In Colletotrichum higginsianum IMI 349063 chromosome 1, whole genome shotgun sequence, one genomic interval encodes:
- a CDS encoding Riboflavin aldehyde-forming enzyme: MFAKVIITTAIAGLATLGANAAPLTNNVAQALETINNVRSVAGNPSLVQNKDIYEPTKLSARQDLNPGPFIGDITFFNPALGACGWTDNDGSMIVALSHIKMGSQSNGNPLCGRTVRIKGPNGQTNVKVTDKCMGCAENDIDVSPAVFEKVVGDKGLGRVGNIEWSLI; encoded by the exons ATGTTTGCCAaggtcatcatcaccacTGCCATTGCTGGCCTCGCTACTCTGGGCGCCAATGCAGCTCCCCTCACCAACAATGTGGCTCAGGCCCTTGAGACTATCAACAACGTCCGCAGCGTTGCTGGCAACCCTTCCCTTGTCCAGAACAAAGATATCTATGA GCCCACCAAGCTTTCTGCTCGCCAGGACCTCAACCCGGGCCCTTTCATTGGCGACATCACCTTCTTCAACCCCGCCCTCGGTGCCTGTGGCTGGACCGACAACGATGGTTCTATGATCGTCGCCCTTTCCCACATCAAGATGGGCTCCCAGTCCAATGGCAACCCTCTCTGTGGCCGCACTGTCCGCATCAAGGGTCCGAATGGCCAGACCAATGTCAAGGTCACTGACAAGTGCATGGGATGTGCTGAGAATGACATTGACGTCAGCCCGGCGGTCTTTGAGAAGGTGGTTGGAGATAAGGGTCTGGGTCGCGTCGGAAACATTGAGTGGTCCCTTATCTGA